The following proteins are co-located in the Silene latifolia isolate original U9 population chromosome 1, ASM4854445v1, whole genome shotgun sequence genome:
- the LOC141609250 gene encoding protein NUCLEAR FUSION DEFECTIVE 2, translating into MMKMECRSTVWLSIFLLTIAIFAPLQIKAGDDEDEAMKQMITSYSPFPTALETLQKQIKYSFQHIDLLRRAMTHASFSEENNRALSILGTSIIETSISLKYIESNIDISSKVLNRKIAEISNVESSCSVDGMSLGLHKVVRVSHKTNVTSPAILCGAFRAIFGAIALDTGKSDDARVVFWNVHTGTGGVSAEL; encoded by the exons ATGATGAAAATGGAGTGTCGCAGTACAGTTTGGTTGTCCATATTCCTGTTAACTATCGCCATATTTGCACCATTACAG ATTAAAGCgggtgatgatgaagatgaagccATGAAGCAGATGATCACAAGTTATTCACCCTTTCCTACTGCACTCGAAACGCTTCAGAAGCAGATTAA GTATAGTTTCCAACACATTGACCTCCTCCGACGTGCCATGACCCACGCTTCATTTTCGGAAGAGAACAACCGTGCATTGAGCATTTTGGGTACAAGCATTATTGAAACATCTATATCTCTCAAATATATTGAAAGCAATATTGATATATCTTCAAAAGTTCTCAACCGTAAAATAGCAGAGATATCGAACGTGGAGTCTTCTTGCAGTGTAGATGGAATGAGTTTGGGGTTGCACAAAGTGGTCAGAGTCTCTCATAAAACTAATGTTACCTCCCCTGCCATACTTTGTGGTGCTTTCCGCGCAATTTTTGGTGCTATCGCCCTTGATACTGGTAAATCGGATGATGCTAGGGTTGTGTTCTGGAATGTCCATACTGGTACTGGCGGAGTATCTGCCGAACTGTAG